In a single window of the Streptacidiphilus sp. P02-A3a genome:
- a CDS encoding oxidoreductase: MSKVWLVTGANSGFGRAITEAAVAAGDTVVAAVRRAGTAADLVAAHPDQVEETLLDVTDIDEIDTVVDDLVARHGRIDVLVNNAGRTHVGAAEEDIDQQLRELFEVHVFGPAALVRAVLPYMRKRRSGAIVQLSSMGGQMSFAGFSAYSATKFALEGYSEALSAEVGPLGIKVLVVEPGGFRTGLMGNATASGQIDVYADTVGVTRAMIDSSDGSQPGDPAKAATAILAALDAERTPLRLPLGSDSVDAILAHLDSVRADITGWEKTARGTDFDVS; this comes from the coding sequence ATGAGCAAGGTATGGCTGGTCACTGGCGCCAACAGCGGCTTCGGCCGGGCGATCACCGAAGCCGCGGTGGCCGCGGGCGACACCGTGGTCGCGGCGGTCCGCCGTGCGGGCACGGCCGCCGACCTCGTCGCCGCCCACCCGGACCAGGTCGAGGAGACCCTGCTGGACGTCACCGACATCGACGAGATCGACACGGTGGTGGACGACCTGGTGGCCCGGCACGGCCGGATCGACGTCCTGGTCAACAACGCCGGGCGGACCCATGTCGGGGCGGCCGAGGAGGACATCGACCAGCAGCTCCGCGAGCTGTTCGAGGTGCACGTCTTCGGACCGGCCGCACTGGTCCGCGCGGTACTGCCGTACATGCGGAAGCGCCGCTCGGGCGCGATCGTGCAGCTCAGCAGCATGGGCGGACAGATGTCCTTCGCCGGGTTCTCCGCGTACAGCGCGACCAAGTTCGCCCTGGAGGGCTACTCGGAGGCGCTGTCGGCGGAGGTCGGCCCGCTGGGGATCAAGGTGCTGGTGGTCGAGCCGGGCGGGTTCCGCACCGGCCTGATGGGCAACGCCACGGCCAGCGGCCAGATCGACGTCTACGCGGACACCGTCGGCGTGACCCGCGCCATGATCGACAGCAGCGACGGCAGCCAGCCGGGCGACCCGGCGAAGGCCGCCACCGCGATCCTGGCCGCGCTGGACGCCGAGCGCACTCCGCTGCGGCTGCCGCTGGGCAGCGACAGCGTCGACGCGATCCTGGCCCACCTGGACAGCGTCCGGGCCGACATCACCGGCTGGGAGAAGACCGCCCGGGGCACCGACTTCGACGTCAGCTGA
- a CDS encoding Smr/MutS family protein encodes MLSLDLHPIYRNNRDIELAMRQFLFTAARSGEAVVEIIPGKGTGQLKRRVLAFLDQKHIRKLYLRHEAAPGNEGRVLVHFRDQP; translated from the coding sequence ATGCTGAGTCTGGACCTGCACCCGATCTACCGGAACAACCGGGACATCGAGCTCGCCATGCGGCAGTTCCTGTTCACCGCCGCGCGCTCCGGTGAGGCGGTCGTCGAGATCATCCCCGGCAAGGGCACGGGCCAGCTGAAGCGACGGGTGCTGGCCTTCCTCGACCAGAAGCACATCAGGAAGCTCTACCTGCGCCACGAGGCGGCCCCGGGCAACGAGGGACGGGTGCTCGTCCACTTCCGCGACCAGCCGTAG
- a CDS encoding ATP-binding domain-containing protein — MAPTSSSSTPPSSSSELDSAVSADWRSRELRAENAYVGALYDRLDDQHELASDALRETHRQAKGGTRQSRMERDTLEIHHTRRLAELHAAEYGLCFGRIESADGERQYIGRIALADENHDPVLTDWRASAAEPFYRATPARPGGVVSRRHLRSKGRTVVDFDDDAFGVSALEGRDSSELSGESALLASLTAARTGRMGDIVSTIQAEQDRVIRSELGGVLVVQGGPGTGKTVVALHRAAYLLYTHRERLAKRGVLVIGPNTTFLRYIDQVLPALGESEVVLSSIGGLYPGVNATDADAPEVAAVKGDVRMARVLAAALDGLRRLPDAPLTITVGRRSRYREELEISRALCERAQAAAHRTREPHNTARAALVERISSELALRIARDRGDRDPAARMDLDEVADLADALVEEPDVQALAERLWPLLGPEQLLTALFGSTELLATAMPDFTEAERAALRRAAPGPEQEAARWTTADVPLLDEAAELLGPLPASAASQRAEAAAEAAARAEELEFAKVVLDDFGVGLVEMDAQMLARQYQGPESLRPLAERALEDRTWGFGHVIVDEAQELSPMDWRLLARRCPGRSMTIVGDLAQTGAAAGLRSWGEALDEYTAGRWRTVELSVNYRTPAEIMRVAEGVLRAVDPGLTAPRAVRGGGSRPWSLRLPERDRAAALRAVVEGEVAALDSGRTAILHSPDCPAELLDLLAELDGVTTVADASVLDSPVVLLTAAQAKGLEFDAVLVLEPADIVAAHARGVNDLYVALTRATRSLGVIHSRDLPESLKGLDPR; from the coding sequence TTGGCCCCCACGTCATCGTCATCCACGCCCCCGTCCTCCTCGTCCGAACTCGATTCCGCGGTCAGTGCCGACTGGCGGTCCAGGGAGCTGCGGGCCGAGAACGCGTACGTCGGTGCGCTGTACGACCGCCTCGACGACCAGCACGAGCTCGCCAGCGACGCGCTGCGCGAGACCCACCGCCAGGCGAAGGGCGGGACGCGGCAGTCCCGGATGGAACGGGACACGCTGGAGATCCACCACACCCGTCGGCTGGCGGAGCTGCACGCCGCCGAGTACGGGCTCTGCTTCGGCCGGATCGAGAGCGCCGACGGCGAACGGCAGTACATCGGCCGGATCGCCCTGGCGGACGAGAACCACGACCCGGTGCTCACCGACTGGCGGGCGTCCGCGGCGGAGCCGTTCTACCGGGCCACGCCCGCCAGGCCCGGCGGGGTGGTGAGCCGACGGCACCTGCGGAGCAAGGGCCGGACCGTCGTCGACTTCGACGACGACGCCTTCGGCGTGAGCGCGCTGGAGGGCCGGGACAGCTCCGAGCTCAGCGGGGAGAGCGCGCTGCTCGCCTCGCTCACGGCGGCCAGGACCGGGCGGATGGGTGACATCGTCTCCACCATCCAGGCCGAGCAGGACCGGGTCATCCGCTCCGAGCTCGGCGGCGTGCTGGTGGTCCAGGGCGGCCCGGGGACCGGCAAGACCGTGGTCGCCCTGCACCGGGCCGCGTACCTGCTGTACACCCACCGCGAGCGGCTGGCCAAGCGCGGCGTGCTGGTCATCGGCCCGAACACGACCTTCCTGCGCTACATCGACCAGGTGCTCCCCGCGCTCGGCGAGAGCGAGGTCGTGCTGAGCAGCATCGGCGGGCTCTACCCGGGGGTGAACGCGACCGACGCGGACGCGCCGGAGGTGGCCGCCGTGAAGGGCGACGTCCGGATGGCGCGGGTGCTCGCCGCCGCGCTGGACGGCCTGCGGCGGCTGCCGGACGCGCCCTTGACGATCACCGTGGGCCGCAGGTCCCGTTACCGGGAGGAGCTGGAGATCAGCCGGGCCCTGTGCGAGCGGGCCCAGGCCGCCGCGCACCGGACCCGTGAACCGCACAACACCGCCCGCGCCGCCCTGGTCGAACGGATCTCCTCGGAGCTGGCGCTGCGGATCGCCAGGGACCGCGGCGACCGGGACCCGGCCGCGCGGATGGACCTGGACGAGGTGGCGGACCTCGCCGACGCCCTCGTCGAGGAGCCCGACGTCCAGGCCCTGGCGGAGCGGCTGTGGCCGCTGCTGGGCCCGGAGCAGCTGCTGACCGCGCTGTTCGGCTCCACCGAGCTGCTGGCGACGGCGATGCCGGACTTCACCGAGGCCGAGCGCGCGGCGCTGCGGCGAGCCGCGCCGGGCCCGGAGCAGGAGGCCGCCCGCTGGACCACCGCCGACGTCCCGTTGCTGGACGAGGCGGCGGAGCTGCTCGGCCCGCTGCCCGCCAGTGCCGCCTCGCAGCGGGCCGAGGCCGCCGCCGAGGCCGCGGCCAGGGCCGAGGAGCTGGAGTTCGCGAAGGTCGTCCTTGACGACTTCGGCGTGGGTCTGGTGGAGATGGACGCGCAGATGCTGGCCCGCCAGTACCAGGGGCCGGAGTCGCTGCGCCCGCTGGCCGAGCGCGCGCTGGAGGACCGGACCTGGGGTTTCGGCCACGTGATCGTGGACGAGGCGCAGGAGCTGTCCCCGATGGACTGGCGCCTGCTGGCCCGCCGCTGCCCCGGCCGCTCGATGACGATCGTCGGCGACCTGGCGCAGACCGGCGCCGCCGCCGGGCTGCGCTCCTGGGGCGAGGCGCTGGACGAGTACACCGCGGGGCGCTGGCGCACGGTGGAGCTCAGCGTCAACTACCGGACCCCGGCCGAGATCATGCGGGTCGCCGAGGGCGTGCTGCGGGCGGTCGACCCGGGTCTCACCGCGCCGCGCGCGGTGCGCGGCGGCGGGAGCCGTCCGTGGAGTCTGCGGCTGCCCGAGCGGGACCGGGCCGCCGCGCTGCGCGCCGTGGTCGAGGGGGAGGTCGCGGCGCTCGACAGCGGCCGGACGGCGATCCTCCACTCCCCCGACTGCCCGGCCGAACTGCTGGACCTGCTGGCCGAGTTGGACGGGGTCACCACGGTTGCCGACGCGTCGGTGCTGGACTCGCCGGTGGTCCTGCTGACGGCCGCGCAGGCCAAGGGACTTGAGTTCGACGCGGTGCTGGTGCTGGAGCCCGCGGACATCGTCGCGGCGCACGCCCGCGGCGTGAACGACCTGTATGTCGCGCTCACCCGGGCCACCAGGAGTCTCGGGGTCATCCACAGCCGCGACCTGCCGGAGTCGCTGAAGGGCCTGGATCCGCGCTGA
- a CDS encoding DinB family protein, with the protein MKPNDPKDDLHRYLKAAREAVVWKLEGLSEYDIRRPLTPTGTNLLGLVKHLASVEFGYFGPTFDRPHHESLPWWDDDAEPNADMWATADESREEILGLYRRACAHADATIEALPLDTMGHVAWWGDKGDATLQRIMLHMTAEASRHAGHADIVRELIDGSTGMRPSNSNVDGGDAAWYQEYWNRLESVAKEARAAPDRDAGGDE; encoded by the coding sequence ATGAAGCCCAACGACCCCAAGGACGACCTGCACCGGTACCTGAAGGCGGCTCGCGAAGCCGTCGTCTGGAAACTGGAGGGCCTGTCCGAGTACGACATCCGCCGCCCGCTGACGCCGACCGGCACCAACCTCCTCGGCCTGGTCAAGCACCTCGCGAGCGTCGAGTTCGGCTACTTCGGCCCGACCTTCGACCGCCCGCACCACGAGTCCCTCCCCTGGTGGGACGACGACGCCGAGCCCAACGCCGACATGTGGGCCACGGCCGACGAGTCACGCGAGGAGATCCTCGGCCTCTACCGCCGCGCCTGCGCGCACGCGGACGCGACGATCGAGGCGCTGCCGCTCGACACCATGGGTCACGTCGCGTGGTGGGGCGACAAGGGCGACGCGACGCTACAGCGGATCATGCTGCACATGACGGCCGAGGCGAGCCGTCATGCCGGTCACGCCGACATCGTCCGGGAGCTGATCGACGGCAGCACCGGCATGCGGCCGAGCAACAGCAACGTGGACGGCGGCGACGCGGCCTGGTACCAGGAGTACTGGAACCGGCTGGAGAGCGTCGCGAAGGAGGCCCGGGCCGCCCCGGACCGGGACGCCGGCGGCGACGAGTAG
- a CDS encoding phosphoketolase: MSATVTGISEAEVQDLDAHWRAANYLAVGQIYLMANPLLREPLRAEQVKPRLLGHWGTSPGLNLVHTHLNRVIRVRDLDAICVWGPGHGGPAVLANSWLEGSYTRTYPDITRDEPGMAKLFRQFSFPGGVPSHVAPETPGSIHEGGELGYSLSHAYGAAFDNPGLLVACVIGDGEAETGPLAASWHSNKFLDPVHDGAVLPILHLNGYKIANPTVLARIPEAELDELLRGYGHDPIHVTGDDPALVHRALAAALDTALDRIHAAQQRARTGAGERQRVHWPMIVLRTPKGWTGPAVVDGLPVEGTWRAHQVPLDGVHEHPEHLRQLEAWLRSYRPEELFDAEGRPSAQVLRCVPAGERRLGANPHANGGVLLRALPIADLDRFAVPVDRPGASMHEPTRVLGDLLEQVMADTAVRRDFRIVGPDETASNRLQAVYRATGKAWQAELLPVDEHLAHDGRVMEILSEHTCQGWLEGYLLTGRQGLFSCYEAFVHIVDSMVNQHIKWLRTTRELTWRAPIASLNYLLTSHVWRQDHNGFSHQDPGFVDHVLNKSPEAVRVYFPPDTNTLLSVADHALRSRDYVNVVVAGKQPCFDWLTMDQARAHCARGAGIWPWAGTESLNRAPDVVLACAGDVPTQEVMAAADLLRRLLPELSVRVVNVVDIARLMPAEEHPHGMPDREYDALFTPDKPVVFAYHGYPWLIHRLAYRRGNHAHLHVRGYKESGTTTTPFDMVVRNDLDRYRLVIDVIDRVPGLAVRAAGVRQQMVDVRQRHHDWIRAHGTDLPEVTDWTWSN, from the coding sequence ATGAGCGCCACCGTCACCGGCATCTCCGAGGCCGAGGTCCAGGACCTGGACGCGCACTGGCGGGCCGCCAACTACCTGGCGGTCGGTCAGATCTACCTGATGGCGAACCCGCTGCTGCGCGAACCGCTGCGGGCCGAGCAGGTCAAACCCCGGCTGCTGGGTCACTGGGGCACCTCGCCCGGGCTGAACCTGGTCCACACGCACCTGAACCGGGTGATCAGGGTCCGGGACCTGGACGCGATCTGTGTCTGGGGCCCCGGCCACGGCGGCCCCGCGGTGCTGGCGAACTCCTGGCTGGAGGGCAGCTACACCCGGACCTACCCGGACATCACCCGGGACGAGCCCGGGATGGCGAAGCTGTTCCGGCAGTTCTCCTTCCCCGGCGGCGTCCCCAGCCATGTCGCCCCGGAGACCCCCGGTTCCATCCATGAGGGCGGGGAGCTGGGCTACTCGCTCTCCCACGCCTACGGGGCCGCCTTCGACAACCCCGGCCTGCTGGTCGCCTGCGTGATCGGTGACGGCGAGGCCGAGACCGGGCCGCTGGCCGCCTCCTGGCACTCCAACAAGTTCCTGGACCCGGTCCACGACGGCGCGGTGCTGCCGATCCTGCACCTCAACGGCTACAAGATCGCCAACCCGACCGTGCTCGCCCGCATCCCCGAAGCCGAACTGGACGAACTCCTGCGCGGCTACGGCCACGACCCGATCCACGTCACCGGCGACGACCCGGCCCTGGTGCACCGCGCCCTGGCCGCCGCCCTGGACACCGCCCTCGACCGGATCCACGCCGCCCAGCAGCGGGCCCGCACCGGCGCGGGCGAGCGGCAGCGGGTGCACTGGCCGATGATCGTGCTGCGCACCCCCAAGGGCTGGACCGGCCCCGCGGTGGTCGACGGCCTCCCGGTCGAGGGCACCTGGCGCGCCCACCAGGTCCCGCTGGACGGCGTCCACGAGCACCCCGAGCACCTGCGGCAGCTCGAAGCCTGGCTGCGGTCCTACCGTCCGGAGGAGCTGTTCGACGCCGAGGGCCGCCCCAGCGCGCAGGTGCTGCGCTGCGTCCCGGCGGGTGAGCGGCGGCTGGGCGCGAACCCGCACGCCAACGGCGGCGTCCTGCTGCGCGCGCTGCCGATCGCCGACCTGGATCGCTTCGCGGTCCCGGTCGACCGGCCCGGCGCGTCGATGCACGAACCCACCCGGGTCCTCGGCGACCTGCTGGAACAGGTCATGGCCGACACCGCGGTCCGCCGCGACTTCCGCATCGTCGGCCCGGACGAGACCGCCTCCAACCGGCTCCAGGCCGTCTACCGGGCCACCGGCAAGGCCTGGCAGGCGGAGCTGCTGCCGGTGGACGAGCACCTGGCCCACGACGGCCGGGTGATGGAGATCCTGTCCGAGCACACCTGCCAGGGCTGGCTGGAGGGCTACCTGCTGACCGGTCGCCAGGGCCTGTTCTCCTGCTACGAGGCCTTCGTCCACATCGTCGACTCCATGGTCAACCAGCACATCAAATGGCTGCGCACCACCCGCGAACTGACCTGGCGCGCCCCGATCGCCTCGCTCAACTACCTGCTCACCTCGCACGTCTGGCGCCAGGACCACAACGGCTTCTCGCACCAGGACCCCGGCTTCGTCGACCACGTGCTGAACAAGAGCCCCGAAGCCGTCCGGGTCTACTTCCCACCGGACACCAACACCCTGCTCTCGGTCGCCGACCACGCGCTGCGCAGCCGCGACTACGTCAACGTCGTGGTCGCCGGGAAGCAGCCCTGCTTCGACTGGCTCACCATGGACCAGGCCCGCGCGCACTGCGCGCGCGGCGCCGGGATCTGGCCGTGGGCGGGCACCGAGTCGCTGAACCGCGCCCCCGACGTGGTGCTGGCCTGCGCCGGGGACGTCCCCACCCAGGAAGTCATGGCCGCCGCCGACCTGCTGCGCCGCCTGCTGCCGGAGCTGTCGGTGCGGGTGGTCAACGTGGTCGACATCGCCCGGCTGATGCCCGCCGAGGAGCACCCGCACGGGATGCCCGACCGCGAGTACGACGCGCTGTTCACCCCGGACAAGCCGGTGGTCTTCGCCTACCACGGCTACCCGTGGCTGATCCACCGCCTGGCCTACCGCCGCGGCAACCACGCGCACCTGCACGTGCGCGGCTACAAGGAGTCCGGGACCACCACCACCCCGTTCGACATGGTGGTCCGCAACGACCTCGACCGCTACCGCCTGGTCATCGACGTCATCGACCGGGTTCCCGGCCTGGCCGTGCGCGCCGCCGGGGTCCGCCAGCAGATGGTCGACGTCCGCCAGCGCCACCACGACTGGATCCGCGCCCACGGCACCGACCTGCCCGAGGTCACCGACTGGACCTGGAGCAACTGA
- a CDS encoding GMC family oxidoreductase yields MNPGDAPDRERYDVIVVGAGIAGSLLAQRLGERGHRILVLEAGVGADGPTGTAGDRAGERAGERAGERESAVRRFQRAAAKVPSSALAPNPLVPSPEVLDLTGLPDGGYRANGYFVQDGPLPYASGYLRVNGGTGTAWTGLTPRMHPQDFHTEDFGYGRDWPISYQELEPYYRAAERAVGVAADAAEQREAVGLPMPEGYAFPMAPIPASHLDQVLAARLDGREIADPAGAAPTELRVVGTPQARNSAPTPEYGPACAGSASCIPVCPTGAKYTPARTQARWRPWVTLRTRAVVSRVLADPTGRVTGVEYHRYPDPGGADAVGPAAAPGTTHTARAAVVVLAAHAIENARLLLASGLANSSDQVGRNLMDHPVLLTWGLMPHPIGAYRGPGSTSGLEGFRFGPARAARAPFRIEIGNWGWGWASGPPDDEVAAVLRDGDPAAPNGRGLFGKELRQVLGDRVGRQFALQFEMEQSADPANRVTLDPRRRDRFGSPRPVLSYDLSDHVKAGMEAAKAVSDQIFALLGAEDHTSYRPGPSNPGWFTFRGRPYSYRGAGHGGGTHIMGHRAADSVVDSWQRCWDHPNLYAVGCGSMPSLGTANPTLTMAALTLRSAEQIDRDLSRSRLTVTSPEHQP; encoded by the coding sequence GTGAACCCGGGGGACGCGCCGGACCGGGAGCGGTACGACGTGATCGTGGTGGGCGCCGGGATCGCCGGGTCGTTACTGGCGCAGCGGCTCGGGGAGCGCGGGCACCGGATCCTGGTGCTGGAGGCGGGGGTGGGCGCCGACGGTCCCACCGGGACAGCCGGGGACCGGGCCGGTGAGCGGGCCGGTGAGCGGGCCGGTGAGCGGGAGTCCGCCGTGCGCAGGTTCCAGCGGGCGGCGGCGAAGGTCCCCAGCTCGGCGCTGGCGCCCAACCCGCTGGTCCCCTCCCCCGAGGTACTGGACCTCACCGGCCTGCCCGACGGCGGCTACCGGGCGAACGGGTACTTCGTCCAGGACGGGCCGCTGCCGTACGCCAGCGGCTACCTGCGGGTCAACGGCGGCACCGGGACGGCCTGGACCGGGCTGACCCCGCGCATGCACCCGCAGGACTTCCACACCGAGGACTTCGGCTACGGCCGCGACTGGCCGATCAGCTACCAGGAGTTGGAGCCGTACTACCGCGCCGCGGAGCGCGCGGTCGGCGTCGCCGCCGACGCGGCCGAGCAGCGGGAGGCGGTCGGTCTGCCGATGCCCGAGGGCTACGCCTTCCCGATGGCCCCGATCCCCGCCAGCCACCTCGACCAGGTGCTGGCGGCGCGGCTGGACGGCCGCGAGATCGCCGATCCGGCCGGGGCGGCGCCGACCGAGCTGCGGGTGGTGGGCACGCCGCAGGCGCGCAACAGCGCGCCCACCCCGGAGTACGGACCGGCCTGCGCGGGCAGCGCCAGCTGCATCCCGGTCTGCCCCACCGGAGCGAAGTACACTCCGGCCCGCACCCAGGCCCGGTGGCGGCCGTGGGTCACGCTGCGCACCCGGGCGGTGGTGTCGCGGGTGCTGGCGGACCCGACCGGCCGGGTCACCGGCGTCGAGTACCACCGCTACCCGGACCCGGGCGGCGCGGACGCCGTCGGCCCGGCCGCCGCGCCCGGCACGACGCACACGGCCCGCGCCGCCGTCGTGGTCCTGGCCGCGCACGCGATCGAGAACGCCCGGCTGCTGTTGGCGTCCGGTCTGGCCAACTCCAGCGATCAGGTGGGCCGCAACCTGATGGACCATCCGGTGCTGCTCACCTGGGGCCTGATGCCGCACCCGATCGGCGCCTACCGGGGACCGGGGTCCACCTCCGGCCTGGAGGGGTTCCGCTTCGGCCCGGCCCGGGCGGCCCGCGCGCCGTTCCGGATCGAGATCGGCAACTGGGGCTGGGGCTGGGCGTCCGGACCGCCGGACGACGAGGTCGCCGCCGTCCTGCGCGACGGCGACCCGGCCGCGCCCAACGGGCGGGGCCTGTTCGGCAAGGAGCTGCGTCAGGTGCTCGGCGACCGGGTCGGCCGCCAGTTCGCCCTGCAGTTCGAGATGGAGCAGAGCGCCGACCCGGCCAACCGGGTCACCCTCGACCCCCGGCGGCGCGACCGCTTCGGCAGTCCGCGCCCGGTGCTGAGCTACGACCTGTCCGACCACGTGAAGGCCGGGATGGAGGCCGCGAAGGCGGTCTCGGACCAGATCTTCGCGCTGCTCGGCGCCGAGGACCACACCAGCTACCGGCCCGGGCCGAGCAACCCGGGCTGGTTCACGTTCCGGGGCAGGCCCTACAGCTACCGGGGCGCGGGCCACGGCGGCGGCACCCACATCATGGGCCACCGGGCCGCCGACTCGGTGGTGGACTCCTGGCAGCGCTGCTGGGACCACCCGAACCTGTACGCCGTGGGCTGCGGCAGCATGCCCTCCCTCGGCACTGCCAACCCGACGCTGACCATGGCCGCGCTCACCCTGCGCAGCGCCGAGCAGATCGACCGCGACCTGAGCCGGTCCCGGCTCACCGTCACCAGCCCCGAGCACCAACCCTGA
- a CDS encoding YhjD/YihY/BrkB family envelope integrity protein, whose product MSAWVESPVGARVARLYRRSSQIELMHRALGFAALGFVALMPLLIVIAAASPVDYGGFGQWVSDAMGLSGASERIVKRLFAPSHSVLSTTDALGLAIVCVFGQTFASSVQTGYEKIWAVPPRIRHRLWQQVLWLAALTGQFYAEALSSRSSSPWTVLARVLLWVLQIWWGQWILLGRRVSWRALLPGSVVTVAAMLGLLVFSRYVFAYMVVSTAATYGAVGTVLVVVTWMVAVGFVIFGGALVGEQCRRDSLGG is encoded by the coding sequence GTGAGTGCCTGGGTCGAATCGCCGGTCGGCGCCCGCGTGGCCAGGCTGTACCGGCGCTCCTCGCAGATCGAGCTGATGCACCGGGCGCTGGGCTTCGCGGCACTCGGCTTCGTCGCGCTGATGCCGCTGCTGATCGTCATCGCCGCCGCCTCACCGGTGGACTACGGCGGCTTCGGGCAGTGGGTCTCCGACGCCATGGGCCTGTCCGGCGCCTCGGAGCGGATCGTGAAGCGGCTGTTCGCCCCCTCGCACAGCGTGCTCAGCACCACCGACGCGCTCGGCCTGGCGATCGTCTGCGTCTTCGGCCAGACCTTCGCCTCCAGCGTGCAGACCGGCTACGAGAAGATCTGGGCGGTGCCGCCGCGGATCCGGCACCGGCTGTGGCAGCAGGTGCTCTGGCTCGCGGCACTGACCGGCCAGTTCTACGCGGAGGCGCTGAGCTCGCGCAGCTCGTCCCCCTGGACGGTACTGGCCCGGGTGCTGCTGTGGGTGCTGCAGATCTGGTGGGGGCAGTGGATCCTGCTCGGCCGCCGGGTGTCCTGGCGCGCGCTCCTGCCCGGATCCGTCGTCACCGTGGCCGCGATGCTCGGCCTGCTGGTCTTCTCCAGGTACGTGTTCGCCTACATGGTGGTCAGCACCGCCGCGACCTACGGGGCGGTGGGCACGGTCCTGGTCGTGGTCACCTGGATGGTGGCCGTGGGCTTCGTCATCTTCGGCGGGGCGCTGGTGGGCGAGCAGTGCCGCCGCGACAGCCTCGGCGGGTAG
- a CDS encoding glyceraldehyde-3-phosphate dehydrogenase has protein sequence MTVNDDVFTNWMKREEIAESMIPIIGRLHRERDVTVLLHSRSLVNKSVVSILKTHRFARQIAGEELSVTETLPFLQALTAIDLGPSQIDIGMLAAMYQSDQRGLSVEEFTAEAVAGATGANKLDRRDSRDVVLYGFGRIGRLLARLLIEKAGSGNGLRLRAVVVRNGGGEDLVKRASLLRRDSIHGQFQGTITVDEANNKIIANGHEITVIYSDDPTSVDYTEYGINDAILVDNTGRWRDREGLSRHLRPGIAKVVLTAPGKGDVPNIVHGVNHDTIKPDERILSCASCTTNAIVPPLKAMAEEYGVLRGHVETVHSFTNDQNLLDNYHSSDRRGRSAPLNMVITETGAASAVAKALPELKAPITGSSIRVPVPDVSIAILNLRLARETNREEVLEYLREVSLTSPLKRQIDFISAPDAVSSDFIGSRHASIVDAGATKVDGDNAILYLWYDNEFGYSCQVVRVVQYVSGVEYPTYPAPAV, from the coding sequence GTGACTGTCAATGACGACGTGTTCACGAACTGGATGAAGCGCGAGGAGATCGCGGAGTCGATGATCCCGATCATCGGGAGGCTGCACCGGGAGAGGGACGTCACCGTCCTGCTGCACAGCCGCTCCCTGGTGAACAAGTCGGTGGTCAGCATCCTCAAGACTCACCGGTTCGCACGCCAGATCGCTGGTGAAGAGCTCTCGGTGACCGAGACGCTGCCCTTCCTGCAGGCCCTCACCGCGATCGACCTCGGCCCTTCCCAGATCGACATCGGCATGCTCGCCGCGATGTACCAGAGCGACCAGCGCGGACTCTCGGTCGAGGAGTTCACCGCCGAGGCCGTCGCCGGTGCGACCGGCGCGAACAAGCTGGACCGCCGGGACTCGCGGGATGTGGTGCTCTACGGCTTCGGCCGGATCGGGCGGCTGCTCGCCCGGCTGCTGATCGAGAAGGCGGGCTCCGGGAACGGACTGCGGCTGCGGGCCGTCGTCGTCCGCAACGGTGGTGGTGAGGACCTCGTCAAGCGCGCCTCGCTGCTGCGCCGCGACTCCATCCACGGCCAGTTCCAGGGCACGATCACGGTCGACGAGGCGAACAACAAGATCATCGCCAATGGCCACGAGATCACCGTGATCTACTCGGACGACCCGACGTCGGTGGACTACACGGAGTACGGCATCAACGACGCCATCCTGGTGGACAACACCGGCCGGTGGCGCGACCGGGAGGGCCTCTCCAGGCACCTGCGCCCCGGGATCGCCAAGGTGGTCCTGACCGCGCCGGGCAAGGGCGACGTCCCCAACATCGTCCACGGTGTGAACCACGACACGATCAAGCCGGACGAGCGGATCCTGTCCTGCGCCTCCTGCACCACCAACGCGATCGTGCCGCCGCTGAAGGCGATGGCGGAGGAGTACGGTGTCCTGCGCGGCCACGTGGAGACCGTCCACTCGTTCACCAATGACCAGAACCTCCTGGACAACTACCACAGCTCCGACCGGCGCGGCCGTTCGGCGCCGCTGAACATGGTCATCACCGAGACCGGCGCGGCCTCCGCGGTCGCCAAGGCGCTGCCCGAGCTCAAGGCCCCGATCACCGGCAGCTCGATCCGGGTCCCGGTGCCGGACGTCTCGATCGCGATCCTCAACCTGCGGCTCGCGCGGGAGACCAACCGCGAGGAGGTGCTGGAGTACCTCCGCGAGGTGTCGCTGACCTCGCCGCTCAAGCGGCAGATCGACTTCATCAGCGCCCCCGACGCGGTCTCCAGCGACTTCATCGGCTCGCGCCACGCTTCGATCGTCGACGCCGGCGCGACCAAGGTCGACGGCGACAACGCCATCCTCTACCTCTGGTACGACAACGAGTTCGGCTACTCCTGCCAGGTCGTCCGGGTCGTCCAGTACGTCTCCGGGGTGGAGTACCCGACCTACCCGGCGCCGGCGGTCTGA